The following nucleotide sequence is from Zea mays cultivar B73 chromosome 1, Zm-B73-REFERENCE-NAM-5.0, whole genome shotgun sequence.
CAGTTTGCGAATGTGGCAGTAGATTTATTGAGGAGAAGGGAAAAAACATTTCTACATCAAGAAATGGAAGCTTCACGTGCATCTAAGCCAGAGGAAAAAATCGCTATAGCGTTGTGGAGGGTGCCACCATTTCTAGGCTTGAGATTGGGAAAGAAAAGAAGGGGCAGTGGCGGCATGACAAGAGTCGGCACTGAATAGGAGCATGGAACAGAAAAGAGAAGGCTAAATGAAATCCAACGACCCAAAACCATTCAGTTTGATACAATCGCACCAATGTCCAAATAATGCATATTAGTAGTCAAACGGATTCCTTTCAACAAGTTCTACACAGCTATGGTCTTTGATCGACCATACGATTCAAAAGGTAAAAAAATCCTTCTCTCTTTAGTACAATCGGTCAACTCActaattatataaaaaataaagGTATTACAGTGTCCTTCCGTTAAATATGTAGTGGAGCAGGAAGGAGAATTCAGGTGCAACATGTTCTCACAGGCACGACGGTTTATTTAGCAATGGCAATTCACATTCCCCAATGGGCCTTAGATGCCATTGATAAGATAAGAAAATGTTTTCTATGGAGAGGTAGAAAGGAACCAAAGGGAGGACATTGTTTGGTGGCCTAGGAAAAAGTGTGTCGACCCCTTCAACTAGGAGGCTTGGGAATCTCTAGTCTCCCAGAGTTTTGTTGGGCTCTCCGCATGAGATGGTTGTGGCTACAGAAAACATATTTGGGGCGGCCTTGGGCAGACCTTCCCATACAGGTCCCAAACAAAGCTAGAGCTTTTTCTCTATGGCCCTGATTTCTGAGGTTGGGGATGGATCAAACACTTTGTTCTGGGATGATAGATGGTTGCATGGCACTAGAATCTCTGACATTGCCCCCAGCCTCTACAACTCAATTCCAAGAAGAATTGCTAAGAGAAGGACGGTGAAAGAAGCATTTTTAAATAGGAGATGGATTTCAGACATTAAGGGGCTCTTACAATAAGAGTCTTGGTAGAATATCTAAAGCTTTGGTAATCCCTCTCAGAGATTGAGTTATAGCCCAACCCAACATATAGGATAGACATGTTTTCAGCCTTGCTTTAGATGACAAATACACAGCAAAAGCAGCATATAAAAGTATGTTCTTAGGATCTGCTGCCTTTGATCACTACAAAAGAATCTGGAGATCTTGGGCCCCCTCAAAGCGCCGTTTTTTTTTCATTTGGCTGATGGCACACAACAAATGTTGGACTCTctgttcttaaggcgtcgcctaggcgtccgggcggtggtctaacgcctaggcgccttgcccgcctacctcgcctaggcgtccaggtggtgctccaacgccttggaccgtcttaccgctttaaaaaccatggtTGGACTGCTGATCGATTGGCCAAAAGGGGTCTGAATCACCCACACAGGTGTCCTCTTTGTGACCAAGAGGATGAAACCCTGAACCACCTCCTTATTTCCTGCATTTTCACAAGAATTTTCTGGTATATGATTTTAAGGAAATTTGGGTTACACGCCCTGGCTCCACAGCCTGGTCTCACATCCTTCTTGGAGTGGTGGAAGAGGGCTACAGAGGCAGTGCAGGGAATGGTCAAGAAAGGGCTGGATTCTCTCATCATTTTGGGAGCCAGGAAGATTTGGAACCTCCGCAATAGATGTGTGTTTGATGGAGAGACCCCAGCCTTTCTCGAATCCTGAACCAAACTGATGATGAGAGAAGCCTTTGGGAACTAGCAGGAGCCAAGGGCCTCTCCTATTTGGCTACTCCCTTGCCGGTCGCCCGAAGACTCTTCCTCATAGATTTGTTTCTTTATGCTTGTTTCTGGTCTCCGTAAGGAGCATTTTTGTATTTGTATTTCGGTCTTCTACGGACCTTttcctcttcttaatataatgaggcACAGTTCCtctgcgctttcgagaaaaaaaattaAGAAATTAAGATTTATTGGGACTTCCTCACAGTATAACCATGTGGAGTTGGACTGAGTTGAATATGAACCAGAAAGACTGACTGGTACCCAAATAAATTGTTAGTGAATTGAGGCTAGCATATATGCCACATAGTTACTTTACCACAGCTGATTCCTCTCTATTTGTGGCGCATGCAAGTGCTTATTAAATTTGTTCTTATGGAATTCGGATGGTTGGGTCTAAATTGCACTCTCTCCTTAAGAAACTACCTATAGATACTATGTATTGGGACTGCCCTGAGAGGTTCTAGACATCTAGGTCGAGACAAAAATGTCAAACTTCCTAGATAAATTAATTTGCAACTGTTTGGAGTACAATGAAGAAAAGGCGCAGAAATACTGCCCGGCTATAATAATAACCACACTAAATTACAAAGACGAgaaaaatatgcaaatacaaactACCCCATAGCTCGTTGATTTTGTCTTTAtcttcaaaagagagaaaaggcaATACTTTTTGTTGCAATTCACTGTCCACGACCATACTAGAGTGTCGGACGCGATTAACCAGACACCCTGCAATTTGTTAGAACCCAAAGTAATCTACCGAAGGGGAGAAAAACCGATTTCGATGGGCAAGTTAAACGGAAATCTAGTAGAAAGGCACGAACTTAATCACCCAATCCACAGCAAGCAAGAGGGGAAGGGAGAACTAACTTGTGCCTCGAGAGCAGCTCATGGAGCGTCTCTTTCTTCCGCTGAGGCGCCTGGGCGGCAGCCGTCTCGCCGGCGGCGGATTCGACAGCTAGGGTTTCCACCACCACCAAGAGAATATTTAGGGTTTACGCACACCCTAAGTTGGCTCCTTAATAAAATGCCCATCTGACATCACCAGTTTTTCTCTCTGCCGGGCATTTTAGAGGAGTCAACGTTGGGGTGTGCATAAACACAAATATTCTCCTCCAGGCCGGACTCGCTTGGATCCGGTTCCGCGcggggggagggaggagggagaggagcGGAGGCGGAGCAGCGCCCGGGACTGGAGCGTGGGGGTAGGTGGTGCGGACTGGGGAGGCCGGCCGAGAGCGGAGCCGGTGGCGGTTGGCGGCTATAGAGCGCTATTAGGATTTGGGAGGGAGCGCCATTGATCAGTCTTGATTGAGTGTTCTGTATTCACCATAGATCTTACAGCTACAAGTTTATGACAATTAAACATCATAATTCATTGATTCTCAGCCAACATCCAGCTTTCATTGTTTCTGAACGGCTGAACATTCCTCCCTATATAATTTTGAGAAACCATATACTGTATCCACTATCCAGCTTCCATTGTTTCTCACAAAGGTGCCCACAGATGGAGCTGCAGGTTTCCCACTAGATCAGGAATCTAACATGCTCTTTGCTGTTGACATCAATAGATCTTGATCAGAGCACTCATAGCACCAAATTAGATGCTGAGGTTTGTCTGATAAGCAGCAGGCAGTGCCACCTAAACTACAGTTTTTTGCCACCAGCTGAAGTCAAGCCCAAAAATTCATTTGCCTCGACCTCTACTCTGAATCACTCTCCATGGTCAAAGCCTTCAAGCCTCTAGCTCTCTGCAAGGTTGTTTCACTCATATCAGCAACAGCCAACAGGCAGTAAGAGAATGCCGATTTGAAGCTGAATATACAGGTACAGGTAAAAATGCACTTCTTGAATTAAAACAAATATATCTAAATGCAGGCTACCTTTTTAGAACTCTTCTTCTCTCTAACTTCATATCTCTCATGCGACAAATCTGATAACCAAGCTCCTGGGCTCACCATCTATAGTTCGTCCAGAAATAAAGCAGAAGGCAGGGTCAAAAGGATGAGCATGGTCATAGCAATGGAAGTGAAAACTTACAGACTGAATCAGTGGAGTGAGCATTACAAGCAAGCACTTCTGCATCAGCTTGGGCCGCTTCTTTGGCCTCTGTGGCAGCTTGCAGCCCTTCATTGCCATGAAGTCCTCCTCCTTCTCCTTGTTCGACAATGCTACGAAGAATCTAGGCAACGCGGTGGTTCCCTTCTCCTCAGCTATGCTACCAAAGTCGAACCCGTTTCCATCGAACGGTGAACCCCTCGTTGTGTAATACTTGTCCTTCTCCAGCGATAGCGCCATCGAGTGCCTGTACTCGTTCACTAGTGAATCTGATTTCCTGCTGACAGAAAGGCATTTTGCATAATGTATCAGGGGCCTCTGGGGCTCAGGGCACTTGCTCATGTATATTGTAGTTGTAGTGGGCAGTGAAAACAAAGCGGTGAAACTACACCTGCGGTTAAAGGTGCTAGGGCGCCGGAATGCCGCAATGTCAGCTCCAAGGAGGGGCCTAGTAGCACGGGGTATGGCGCGTCTAAGACCTTCAGACGGCGACGGCGATGGCGAGCCATCGTCACGCGTCTTGACGCATCGCAGCCTCTTCCGGCTGCCCCATTGCAGGAAGAGGTTTGGCTCGCTGGGAGACCTTGAGGGCCTCGAGTCCTTCGCCTCCTGATTCATCGTGTGTCCTGGAAGTGAACACGGGTAGTTAGGCACCAGGTAGTGAATGAAGTCAACAGAGCAACTTTGGATCGAAGTTCCAGTGGATTTAGTGAACTTGGGCACTCAAATCAGATCAAAACCTTGCCCCAAAAATCATTAGAAAACTATATCGCCCAGAAGGCCAGAAAAAGAAGGAGAGGAGGAGAGAGAGGCTCTTCCTCCCCATCCAAACATGTAGTGCCCTCTTATCTTACGGTCTTTACCCCGAACAAGGATGAGATCAAAATAAAAATAGAACTTCATATTAAGTGAAAGCGTAAACTTTGCACAAGGACGCTTACAGAGGGCAGAATCCTACTCCTCGGTCGATCTAGAAGGCGGAACGGAGCATGCAGTAGAATTAGCAAACAGAAAATTACTACGTCTCGGAGCCAAAAAAAATCTAATCTTTCTCTTCAAGAACTCACCCGCTAGGCCGCTACAAAGAAATCAGGGACACAAGAACAAAAAAATCTAACCCCGGAGTCCCAAAAACTGGCAAGAGGCACCAAGATTGCGCGCATGAGAGTAGGCCAAACGTCGCCCTTGTGTTCATCGACCTAAATATCTGGTCTCAAGCACCCGTGAGAACCCAAAGAGAGAGTCGACGAGGCGGTAGAGGGAGAAATCTACCGCTCAGCTTCAAGCACGACCCATCCGCCAAAACGAGATCGACAAAGAGATAAATCAGGGCCACACCTTTCCGGCTCCAGGCTCCAGCTACACCAACGCGACTGGTGCCCAGGATCCAGATTCACAGGACGAGCGCACTCAGTCCAACCCCAAGACGAGACGGACTCCGAAATCCAAACCGGAGAAGAGAGCTCCCAAATCCCAGAAGAATGGGGACGGGAAAGAAGTGGTGCGTACAGTTACAGATTTGCTGCCCCACCGCTGGTGCACTCCAGCAAACCTCTCGGAAACCGGTCGGCGGATGCCGAGGTGCCTCTGGAGTAGAAGAGGACGGGTTGCGCCGAGGCAGCTGGGTGTTGCTTCCTAGTTTGTTGCTGCGCCTACGCGTTCTGGGCGAGACGAAGGCAGCCAGGCGGACGCGCGGACGCGCGGTGCACACACCAGACAGGACTGACAGGCAGGCAGCCGGTTGCTCCTCTGCCTCCCCTAGTCTGATATCGATGGGTCCGCTCTGTTTGTGGCCGTCGGATCGAGCACGGACGGCTCGTGATTAGGAGGGGGATTTTTTCCCCTTGCCCGCCGTCTCCCGTTTGGCGCCCCAGGTGGGGAATGTGGAATGGCTATATCGCTTTGTGTTACCTTGTAGTTGTAGTGTACAAAAAACCTATTGTCGTGTAGAAAACGTAACATGTCTctctttaggccttgttcggttattgataTTACATGTGTATTGGAGTGTATTGGGTGGGATTAGAGTGAATTTTGACTTGTTATAGATTTAAACCGGctcaatcccacccaatccatgtggattatcaccaaaacgaacaagcccttagttgTAGATGACCCGCGTTATTCATTTAAAAAATCGAATATGCTTAGGGCCCGTTCGGCAGCATGAGATCAATTCCAGGGCCGTAACTGTTCTAGGCCAGGATTTAGTGTAGCCGGGTCTTTCACTCTTTCCAGCCTAAGAAGTAATCCAACTCAAACGCTTCTAGCTCCAGCAATTTTGCCCTGTTCGGCAGCAACAGACATGCTTTCCAGCAGCAACAGATAACGGTTGAAAGGCTGCTGTTCCAACAAAGCAACATACTTTGCAACAACAGTAAAACAAAGCAACATACTTGATCAAGTATACAAGCCAAATGGTTTTAAATGCACCAGCAAAGCAACATGTTCAACAGATGCAACAGCTAAGCATCACCAACCAAATAGTTTTAAACAACAAAGCAACAAACAAATTATAGTCTTGCCAACAAACGCAAAGAACAATCTTGATAGACTAACATCTTCAACAGCTAAGAGATAGAACATATGTGCTAAGAAGAAACATCACTTTAGAACTAAGCATGTCAGTTCAAAATAAGAAACCTCCAGATGTGCTAAGCATCATCGATTGATCACCCAAACCTGTCCAAACAAATGGAACAATTAGATTGGAAGATAAAGGCCCAAGTGAATATGGTTGAGTGGAAGGTAAAGACACAAATATCATACCTACTAAGCCATCTCATTTCTTAGCCAAATCAAAGCTGATTCTTGATCCGCTTCACATGCACATATGAAAGTCTCTCTATTCTCTTTGCTCTTGGTGAAGACTGAATATGCTTTTGTATTCTCCAGTTTGGTCACTTCTTCCATTGTGTTCAGAACTGATATGCACCTTTTGATGGAGAAATCTTCACTTTGAGCTGCCTCCTTTTCTCTTGTCTCCTTTTCTCTTGCTTCCTTTTCTCTTGCAGCTTCATTTTCTACTTGCTTGCTCCTCATTTCTAGGTATTTGTTCATCATATTTTCTATGTTATCAGTCTTTCTAGGCTTCTTTGGTTCCTTTTCTTGCTTGTTTCTTGACGCAGCAGGTCTTCGTTGTCCACTTTCTTCATCTCGTGACAGAGTATTAGCCCTTCCTTGAAGCATATCTTCATTCCTTTCAGTGAGTGCATCATCAACTTCATCATCTACATCATGAACAACATTCAGATCAAAGCCTTATGGTCCATCTTCTGCATCCTGAAGTTGCTCATTCGGTTCTTCCTCTTGCGGTTCCTCAAGAGAAGTGCAATTCCAAGTCCCTTCAGCCAAGTGTCCTACACAATAACAAAGAAATATAAACTTAGCAAAAATATGTCTCTACCCAGAGCACGAGTGGAAAGAATGGGACATTTTGAATGGGACATTCAGAAGGATCATATTGAAATTCAGAAGTTCTACTAATCCATTACAGGAATGCAGTTACATTAGTGCTTAGCTGTTGTTAGATTTTAATTGTTTTTGATTTCTGTGAGCTTTCCATTTTACAGCCGACCTAGAGGTTAGAATTGTAATAAGAATTGTGCAGCTCATACAGAATCCAGAATTTTCCTTAATTACAATGACTTAGGGAAGCATTGACATGTCTTAAGCTCTAAATAAGCAATTCCTAGAACATCAGTTTTGTTATATATATGCAGCCTGAAACATGGGTCAGTTGCCTAAAACAGCTTGGACAACTAGCTGAATTTATCCTCAAGCTAAACCTATCGCCATATGCAGTGAGTGAAACATGGGTCCATCTCTGCACCGTATGAATATTGATGGCTCTAGTGTAAATGTGCTTATGTGATGAAAACTAAAAAGACTGTTTTGCCAACCAAAATTCTCTAACCAAAAGCACTCGACTACTAACAAATTTTCATCTCCAGACATTGTACCCATAAGGATTATGATGTTTTGTAGAAAATCCAGTAAGCTTTATGATGTTTGGAAACTTACCATCATAAAGCTCTCCCAAAGCATCAAAGAGCGGGAAGGTTGCCTTGTTGTTGTTAAACTTCTTGATTTTAGGAAATGTCTGCACAATTAAAAAACATTGATCAAATACGAGATTATCATTATAAGGTTATCCTACATAACTAATTTGGTAATTGAATTTCAAGAAATCAACTTACCACCATGTGATTCTCCCACAAAGCCGGTGGTCCTTCAACCATATTCCTTTTCTCATTCCAGGCGGACCCACTCTATTGCTTTACTGCTTTGAGCATCTTGTAGTCTCTCTTCAGCTGACCTTCTTTATCCTGAATTTGAGACTTTGTAAAGGAGACATACTTGTTCCTCACATGAAACtccttgaccattctatttcaccCTTCGGAGTTCCAATCATTGTCACCTCTATATCCACTATCTTTAAATTCATGGAGAATGTCAACAAGAGACCTCTTAAGGCCTGGATTCCAATCCGCtctttgtttcactactacataaaCAATGGTCACACATCAGTAATACAAAACTTACAAGAAAGCATGAAGAAACATTGAACACAATACCTCTTGGAGAACTTCCACTCTTTTTTGCCCCACTACATTTAGGAGAAGTCTTCTTTTTAGTAGCACTTGTTGTAGGAATGAACCTATGCAACTTTGGGGGAACCACCTATGTTGAACCTTGGGGAGCCTTTTCCAACCATAGCTTTTTAAAGAAAAAACTTATTACATTTTACAATACTACTAACTTAAAGTGTTGTTTTACATGTTACAATACTACTAATTAAATTATTACAACTtatacaaccacaaaaatactaattTAGATGTTGTTGGTATTGAGCCCACATTTCTTGGGCGATGGTATCTCTTAAAGCATTGCCTTGTGTAGTGCCTGGGTCACTCATTTGATCACCACTTGGTAGAGCAACAAAGTTTGATGGATCAATATTATCCGGCTGATGATCTAACCAATCCTCATCACCATGAAGTGATCGGATTAGATTGTGGAAGATGGCAGCAGCTATAGGTATCTTTACTTGGTTTTCCAGTGTGTGGAACATGGCAACTTTGAGAATGGGGAAGCGCTTTTTAAGCACCCCCAAAGCCCTTTCCACATGGTTCCTCAGAAGTGCGTGGCGATGGTTGAAGAGCTCCTTCGGGTTCTGTGGTCTTCGATGTCCAGCCCCAAATTCCTTCAAGTGGTACCGAGCTCCTCAGTATGGAGCAAGAAAAGATGGAGTATTTGCATACCCTCCATCAACTAGATAGATTTTTCCTGGAGGTACCTAGAAGCCCTTGCTCAAAGCTGATCTTAGCACTCTAGAATCTATGGCCGATCCCTCCCATCCACTAGAAACAAAAGTGATATTGAGATCGAAATCACATGCCACCATCACATTTATGCTAAGTGTTCCCTtctgatttcgaaaaggagaatgttTATCAGGAGATATAGAAATAGGAATATGAGTTCCATCAATGGCACCAAGACAATTCTTAAAGAATGGATAGAATCTAGGATTATCTTGTATTTTTTGATGCACTTGATTAGGATCAGGAGGCTGAATGAAACGACGAGAGAGAACATGAATGACCTTCTTAAAGAAGTGGTTGATGTGATGATGGAAGGTGTCATTACTATGACCAAAGTACACTTGGAGATCCTGATATGAGGCGTTGCGACTTAGCATGTATAAGAAGAACCCCAACTTCTCCTCGACCGTGATCCTTGTATCAACGACGATTCTTCTCCTTCTAAGATAAGTTGCCAGCTCTCTAAAGATGTGTTGTTCCATCCTAAATGTAACTTGACAGTTCTGTACATGTCCCTCAAGGAGTCTTCGAACCTTAACCTCGCCTGTCTCATCTGATGTATGGCGTTTCTTCTTTTGTCCCCCACTTCTAGTTGAACCCATTAGATATAAGGCAGGGAAAATAAACAACATCATAttgtcatcttcttcttccctcctCTTTCTAATATGATCTCGCAATGACATACTCATTGTAGAACTAAAGAATATAGATTTATTGTCAGGTAGAAGTTAAATAATAAAATAGAATTAAAGCAAATCATGTATCATTTCAAAAGTACAAAtaataagtgaaagggaattaggcttacacctagttcctatataattttggtggttgaattgcccaacacaaatctttggactaactagtttgttctagtgtataagttatacaggtgtcaaaggttcacaacatagccaataaaatgaccaagtgttgggttcaacaaaagggcaaagagccaaccgtaggccctctggtctgggcgcaccggactgtccggtgtgccaccggacagtgtccggtgcaccaccggacagtgtccggtgcaccaggggactccagctcgaactcgtcaccttcgggaatttctggggctctcgcgctataattcaccggactgtccggtgtacaccggacagtgtccggtgcgccatggagaagcggcctcaggaactcttcagcttcgggaaaagccaacggctcgtccgctataattcaccggacatgtccggtgtgcaccggactgtccggtgtgactccagtgcaacggctatcccgcgccaacggctacctgcagaggcattaaatgcgccgcagcgcgcgcagacgtcaggtttgcccatactggcgcaccggacaatgaacaggagctgtccggtgcgccaccggacatcaagggtggcccacaagtcagaactccaacggtcagattccaacggcactgatgacgtggcaggggcaccggacatgtccggtgtgcaccggactgtccggtgcgccatcgagcagactggctccccaacggccacatttggtggttggggctataaataccccaaccaccccacattcattgccatccaagttttccacttctcaaccacttacaagagctaggcattcaattctagacacattcaaagagatcaaatcctctccaattccacacaaaaccctagtgactagagagagtgatttgccgtgttcatttgagctcttgcgcttggatcgcattctttctttctcttttgctcttatgatcaacactcaattgtaaccgaggcaagaggcaccgattgtgtggtggcccttgcggggaagttttgttcccggttgattgagaagaaggaaagctcactcggtccgagggaccgtttgagagagggaagggttgaaagagacccggcctttgtggcctcctcaacggggagtaggtttgcaagaaccgaacctcggtaaaacaaatccacgtgtcactctccttatttgcttgcgatttgttttgcgccctctcttgcggactcatttattatcactaacgctaaccccggcttgtagttgtgattattttttgtaaatttcagtttcgccctattcaccccccctctaggcgactatcaattggtatcaaagcccggtgcttcattagagcctaaccgctcgaagtgatgtcgggagatcacgccaagaaggagatggagaccggcgacgacaagcccactacaagccaagggagcacttcatcttcatcggaagagtcccgcaccaagagaagagagaagaaaaaatcctccaagcggaaggagaaaagatcttcctcttctcaccataaggagaagaaggaaaaatcttctcacaagccgcatcggagtggggacaagcacaaaaggatgaggaaggtggtcttctacgagaccgacacttcatcgacctccacctccggctccgacgcggcgtccgtcacttctaaacgccaagagcgtaagaagtatagtaagatccccctacgctaccctcgcattcctaaacatacacctttactttccgtcccattaggcaaaccaccaacttttaatggtgaagattacgctatgtggagtaatttgatgcgatttcatctaacctctctccacaaaagattatgggatgttgttgagtatggtgtacaggtaccatccgtaggggatgaggactacgacacggacgaagtggcccaaatcgagcacttcaactctcaagccacaaccattctccttgcctctttaagcaaggaggaatacaacaaagtacaagggttgaagaacgccaaggagatttgggacctactcaagacagcgcatgagggtgatgaactcaccaagatcaccaagcgggaaacgatcgagggggagctcggtcgcttccgtcttcgccaaggggaggagccacaagacatgtacaaccggctcaagaccttggtgaaccaagtgcgcaacctcgggagcacaaaatgggatgaccacgaagtggttaaggttattctgagagcccttattttccttaaccctactcaagtacaattaattcgtggcaatcctagatatacacaaatgacccccgaggaagtcatcgggaattttgttagttttgaatgcatgattaagggctccaagaagatcaacgagcttgatgagccttccacatccgaggcgcaacccgtggccttcaaggcaacggaggaggagtctacaccaagtagacaaccaattgacgcctccaagctcgacaacgaggagatggccctaatcatcaaaagcttccggcaaatcctcaagcaacggaaggggaaggactacaaatcccgttccaagaaggtttgctacaagtgtggtaagcccggtcactttattgctaaatgtccattatcaagtgacagtgacagggacaacgacaagaagggcaagaggaaggagaagaagaagtactacaagaagaagggcggcgatgcccatgtttgtcgggagtgggactccgacgaaagctcaagcgactcctccgacgacgaggacgccgccaacat
It contains:
- the LOC100193385 gene encoding uncharacterized protein isoform X1 — translated: MNQEAKDSRPSRSPSEPNLFLQWGSRKRLRCVKTRDDGSPSPSPSEGLRRAIPRATRPLLGADIAAFRRPSTFNRRCSFTALFSLPTTTTIYMSKCPEPQRPLIHYAKCLSVSRKSDSLVNEYRHSMALSLEKDKYYTTRGSPFDGNGFDFGSIAEEKGTTALPRFFVALSNKEKEEDFMAMKGCKLPQRPKKRPKLMQKCLLVMLTPLIQSVSFHFHCYDHAHPFDPAFCFISGRTIDGEPRSLVIRFVA
- the LOC100193385 gene encoding uncharacterized protein isoform X3 — translated: MNQEAKDSRPSRSPSEPNLFLQWGSRKRLRCVKTRDDGSPSPSPSEGLRRAIPRATRPLLGADIAAFRRPSTFNRRKSDSLVNEYRHSMALSLEKDKYYTTRGSPFDGNGFDFGSIAEEKGTTALPRFFVALSNKEKEEDFMAMKGCKLPQRPKKRPKLMQKCLLVMLTPLIQSMVSPGAWLSDLSHERYEVREKKSSKKRARGLKALTMESDSE
- the LOC100193385 gene encoding uncharacterized protein isoform X2; its protein translation is MNQEAKDSRPSRSPSEPNLFLQWGSRKRLRCVKTRDDGSPSPSPSEGLRRAIPRATRPLLGADIAAFRRPSTFNRSRKSDSLVNEYRHSMALSLEKDKYYTTRGSPFDGNGFDFGSIAEEKGTTALPRFFVALSNKEKEEDFMAMKGCKLPQRPKKRPKLMQKCLLVMLTPLIQSMVSPGAWLSDLSHERYEVREKKSSKKRARGLKALTMESDSE
- the LOC100193385 gene encoding uncharacterized protein LOC100193385, with the protein product MNQEAKDSRPSRSPSEPNLFLQWGSRKRLRCVKTRDDGSPSPSPSEGLRRAIPRATRPLLGADIAAFRRPSTFNRSRKSDSLVNEYRHSMALSLEKDKYYTTRGSPFDGNGFDFGSIAEEKGTTALPRFFVALSNKEKEEDFMAMKGCKLPQRPKKRPKLMQKCLLMVSPGAWLSDLSHERYEVREKKSSKKRARGLKALTMESDSE
- the LOC100193385 gene encoding uncharacterized protein isoform X5: MNQEAKDSRPSRSPSEPNLFLQWGSRKRLRCVKTRDDGSPSPSPSEGLRRAIPRATRPLLGADIAAFRRPSTFNRRKSDSLVNEYRHSMALSLEKDKYYTTRGSPFDGNGFDFGSIAEEKGTTALPRFFVALSNKEKEEDFMAMKGCKLPQRPKKRPKLMQKCLLMVSPGAWLSDLSHERYEVREKKSSKKRARGLKALTMESDSE